A stretch of Rhododendron vialii isolate Sample 1 chromosome 4a, ASM3025357v1 DNA encodes these proteins:
- the LOC131324590 gene encoding GATA transcription factor 15-like yields the protein MMDLTDKGSESEEMSSKGSDGGCLSEGSYVKTCADCGTTKTPLWRGGPAGPKSLCNACGIRSRKKRRALLGINKGSTTSEDKKSKRANNNNNPINNKLGDSFKRKMMALGREVVWQRSAAAKLRRHRKLGEEEQAAVLLMALSCGSVYA from the exons ATGATGGATCTGACCGATAAA GGATCGGAGTCTGAAGAGATGAGTAGCAAAGGATCGGATGGGGGTTGCTTATCGGAAGGAAGCTATGTGAAGACCTGTGCTGATTGTGGGACCACCAAAACCCCACTCTGGAGGGGCGGCCCAGCTGGCCCTAAG TCATTGTGCAATGCTTGTGGGATCAGAAGCAGGAAGAAGAGAAGGGCACTTCTGGGTATCAACAAAGGATCAACTACATCGGAAGACAAGAAATCAAAGAGagcaaacaacaacaataatccCATCAACAATAAATTGGGGGATTCGTTTAAGAGGAAGATGATGGCGTTGGGGAGGGAGGTGGTGTGGCAGAGATCGGCGGCGGCGAAGCTGCGGCGGCACAGGAAGTTGGGGGAGGAAGAACAAGCGGCTGTGCTGTTGATGGCTCTGTCTTGTGGCTCTGTTTATGCTTAA
- the LOC131324591 gene encoding T-complex protein 1 subunit beta, whose protein sequence is MAVERLFKDEATEEKGERARMASFIGAMAIADLVKTTLGPKGMDKILQSTGRGHSVTVTNDGATILKSLHIDNPAAKVLVDISKVQDDEVGDGTTSVVVLAGELLREAEKLVATKIHPMTIIAGFRMAAECAREALLQRVMDNKEDAEKFKADLMKIAMTTLSSKILSQDKEHFAKLAVDAVMRLKGSTNLEAIQIIKKPGGSLIDSFLDEGFILDKKIGIGQPKRIENAKILVANTAMDTDKVKIYGARVRVDSMSRVAEIETAEKEKMREKVQKILAHGINCFVNRQLIYNFPEELFADAGILAIEHADFDGIERLALVTGGDIASTFDNPDSVKLGHCQLIEEIMIGEDRLIKFSGVEMGQACTIVLRGASNHVLDEAERSLHDALCVLSQTVNDSRVLLGGGWPEMVMAKAVDELARKTPGKKSHAIEAFSRALIAIPTIIADNAGLDSADLVAQLRAEHHKEGSTAGIDVISGAVGDMAERGICEAFKVKQAVLLSATEAAEMILRVDEIITCAPRKREDRM, encoded by the exons GCATCCTTTATTGGTGCAATGGCAATTGCTGATTTGGTCAAGACAACCTTAGGGCCCAAGGGAATG GATAAAATTTTACAGTCAACAGGCAGGGGACACAGTGTTACTGTGACAAATGATGGTGCTACAATATTAAAGTCACTTCATATTGATAATCCAGCTGCTAAAGTCCTTGTTG ATATTTCCAAAGTTCAAGATGATGAAGTTGGAGATGGGACTACCTCTGTAGTTGTTTTGGCTGGCGAGCTTTTGAGGGAGGCGGAAAAGTTGGTAGCAACAAAAATTCATCCAATGACCATAATTGCAG gtTTCCGGATGGCTGCTGAGTGTGCTCGTGAGGCTTTACTGCAGAGGGTGATGGATAATAAGGAGGATGCAG AGAAATTCAAGGCTGACTTAATGAAGATTGCAATGACTACTTTGAGCTCTAAAATCCTCTCTCAGGATAAGGAACATTTTGCAAAACTGGCTGTTGATGCTGTGATGAGGCTAAAG GGCAGCACAAACTTGGAGGCCATTCAAATTATTAAGAAGCCTGGTGGATCTTTGATTGATTCCTTTTTGGATGAAGG GTTCATTCTAGACAAGAAAATCGGTATTGGCCAACCTAAACGCATTGAAAATGCAAAGATCTTGGTGGCAAATACTGCAATGGACACGGATAAAGTGAAAATTTATGGTGCCCGAGTTCGTGTTGATTCCATGTCTAGGGTTGCTGAGATTGAAACGGCTGAGAAGGAGAAGATGAGGGAGAAGGTGCAAAAGATCTTAGCTCATGGGATTAACTGCTTTGTGAACCGACAGCTCATTTACAATTTCCCAGAGGAGCTATTTGCCGATGCAGGAATTCTTGCAATTGAGCATGCTGATTTTGATGGTATTGAGCGCTTGGCTCTAGTTACAGGGGGTGATATTGCCTCTACTTTTGACAATCCAGATTCAGTTAAGCTTGGACATTGCCAGCTCATTGAAGAAATTATGATTGGTGAGGACAGGTTGATCAAATTTTCTGGTGTCGAAATGGGCCAGGCATGCACAATTGTATTGAGAGGTGCAAG CAATCACGTGCTCGATGAAGCTGAAAGGTCTCTGCATGATGCCTTGTGTGTTCTGTCTCAGACTGTAAATGACAGTAGGGTTTTGCTTGGTGGCGGATGGCCTGAGATGGTTATGGCAAAGGCAGTGGATGAGTTGGCCCGTAAGACTCCTGGGAAAAAATCTCATGCTATTGAAGCTTTCTCCCGGGCACTCATTGCAATTCCAACAATCATTGCTGACAATGCTGGTTTGGACAGCGCTGACTTGGTTGCTCAGCTCCGAGCAGAGCACCACAAGGAAGGAAGCACTGCAGGAATAGATGTCATTAGTGGAGCT GTGGGAGATATGGCAGAGCGTGGGATCTGTGAAGCATTCAAAGTTAAACAGGCTGTGTTGCTCTCTGCCACTGAGGCTGCTGAGATGATTCTCAGAGTTGATGAAATCATAACCTGTGCCCCGCGTAAGAGAGAAGATAGAATGTGA